In Plasmodium coatneyi strain Hackeri chromosome 5, complete sequence, a genomic segment contains:
- a CDS encoding MAC/perforin, which yields MINHMATKRLGVGVFLLITFCLDRKSLASGNSETVSTPIDHRDHINRVSDERFSKYIGKGYDILFGYPLPNNELVEDPGFRNEIFDTRNSVDMINQVACHRDEYFSFVEGINDVTHLAMDNINVEDVNTSIVPFSASMPYKSYFADLEIGRKKYLVVQNSCVHKYVTYNLRDSTRHINREFLLETDKLPILEKKDNEKECLVGGFLHSARNERCSGSIKLWIDFFQKYGTHLVVSAHFGGRSFNSLEVSRRTMEEAKIYSYKYPLANVPNLDVFREALLLQGGPKRGSADGSGGDHILNQPHNQLHGEPLNKAPPMGEKIASLDIRGGNQTYNGWNQLTYAVWKDSIYTNLLPVHLDLISLSSFMRKEKKESYDKALIYYNSLYGMDKEKYYLSQDIIDVLADGKQITGSAKGSLILSCPVGYVKSTGFILTYDTSERPKGNAAKRGDATKEGDAPKIRVYPCLNNGEYDISCSHINESNSVISFGWLYCVKYSFVQFETFYANGSHASGGTSLEGKCSEGNSIAFGFKMKLEKNKNLASMKVKACPVGEAKCVISHEKANSDYLLWGFCAPLSFHSINSLQVTYIKQSNVMTDVQGACSDVQKNKYDNIFLGFSFSFDDELGHVDVSPCGMKTKNCVHKVGKKAAKGYAGMFLLCRNDGGTRRKFSSPTGMLL from the coding sequence ATGATTAACCATATGGCGACGAAACGATTAGGTGTGGGGGTCTTCTTGCTCATTACCTTCTGTTTAGACCGCAAGAGTTTGGCCAGCGGGAACAGCGAGACGGTCAGCACCCCAATCGACCACCGTGACCATATCAACCGTGTTAGCGATGAACGGTTCAGCAAGTACATAGGGAAGGGGTACGACATCCTGTTCGGCTACCCACTGCCAAACAACGAGCTCGTGGAAGACCCAGGATTTAGAAACGAAATATTTGACACGAGAAATTCTGTGGACATGATCAACCAAGTTGCCTGTCACAGAGACGAATATTTCAGCTTCGTCGAAGGGATCAATGATGTTACTCACTTAGCCATGGATAATATAAACGTTGAAGATGTGAATACCAGCATAGTTCCCTTTTCTGCCTCCATGCCGTATAAAAGCTACTTTGCCGACTTagaaataggaaggaaaaaatacctAGTTGTACAGAACAGCTGTGTGCACAAATACGTAACGTACAACTTAAGAGACTCCACAAGGCATATTAATAGGGAGTTCTTACTGGAGACGGATAAATtacccattttggaaaagaaggataaTGAAAAGGAATGCCTAGTGGGGGGGTTCCTTCACAGTGCGAGGAACGAAAGGTGCTCAGGAAGCATAAAACTGTGGATTGATTTTTTCCAGAAATATGGAACCCACTTAGTTGTGTCTGCACACTTTGGGGGGCGGTCTTTTAACTCGTTGGAAGTTTCCCGTCGTACGATGGAAGAAGCGAAGATATACAGCTATAAGTACCCCCTCGCGAACGTCCCCAACTTGGACGTATTCAGGGAGGCATTGTTACTACAGGGGGGTCCCAAACGGGGGAGTGCCGATGGTAGCGGTGGTGACCATATTCTTAACCAGCCGCATAACCAGCTACATGGTGAGCCACTTAACAAAGCGCCCCCCATGGGGGAGAAGATCGCCAGCCTGGATATCCGTGGGGGAAACCAAACCTACAACGGGTGGAACCAACTGACGTACGCAGTCTGGAAGGACTCCATTTATACCAACCTACTTCCAGTGCACCTGGACTTAATTTCATTGAGTTCCTTCATgcgtaaggaaaaaaaggaatcctACGACAAGGCCCTCATTTACTACAATAGCCTCTACGGAATGGACAAGGAAAAGTACTACCTGTCGCAGGACATTATAGATGTGCTGGCTGATGGAAAGCAAATAACAGGATCGGCCAAAGGTTCGCTCATTTTAAGTTGCCCTGTTGGTTATGTTAAGAGTACAGGATTTATCCTCACCTATGACACATCAGAGAGACCGAAGGGGAATGCAGCCAAGAGGGGAGATGCAACAAAGGAGGGGGACGCACCCAAGATCCGTGTGTACCCCTGCCTCAATAACGGAGAGTACGATATTTCATGCTCCCACATAAATGAAAGCAATTCTGTTATTTCCTTCGGATGGCTGTATTGCGTGAAGTACAGTTTTGTTCAGTTCGAAACGTTTTATGCAAATGGAAGTCACGCTTCAGGGGGAACATCGCTGGAGGGTAAGTGCTCAGAGGGAAATAGCATAGCCTTTGGGTTTAAAAtgaagttggaaaaaaataaaaatttggcCAGCATGAAAGTGAAGGCATGTCCTGTCGGTGAAGCCAAGTGTGTAATTAGTCATGAGAAGGCCAATTCTGATTACCTACTGTGGGGGTTCTGCGCCCCCCTATCTTTTCACAGTATCAACTCGTTGCAGGTGACATACATTAAACAGTCCAACGTGATGACCGACGTGCAGGGTGCTTGTTCCGAtgtgcagaaaaataaatacgaTAACATATTCCTTgggttttccttctcttttgaCGATGAACTGGGGCACGTTGATGTGTCTCCTTGCGGGATGAAGACCAAGAACTGTGTCCACAAAGTGGGCAAAAAAGCGGCGAAGGGATATGCGGGTATGTTCCTGCTGTGTAGGAATGACGGTGGCACCCGGAGGaagttttcttcccccacgGGGATGCTGCTATGA
- a CDS encoding shock 70 kDa protein codes for MASGKAAKPNLPESNIAIGIDLGTTYSCVGVWRNENVDIIANDQGNRTTPSYVAFTDTERLIGDAAKNQVARNPENTVFDAKRLIGRKFTESSVQSDMKHWPFTVKSGVDEKPMIEVSYQGEKKLFHPEEISSMVLQKMKENAEAFLGKSIKNAVITVPAYFNDSQRQATKDAGTIAGLNVMRIINEPTAAAIAYGLHKKGKGEKNILIFDLGGGTFDVSLLTIEDGIFEVKATAGDTHLGGEDFDNRLVNFCVEDFKRKNRGKDLSKNSRALRRLRTQCERAKRTLSSSTQATIEIDSLFEGIDYSVTVSRARFEELCIDYFRDTLIPVEKVLKDAMMDKKSVHEVVLVGGSTRIPKIQTLIKEFFNGKEACRSINPDEAVAYGAAVQAAILSGDQSNAVQDLLLLDVCSLSLGLETAGGVMTKLIERNTTIPAKKSQIFTTYADNQPGVLIQVYEGERALTKDNNLLGKFHLDGIPPAPRKVPQIEVTFDIDANGILNVTAVEKSTGKQNHITITNDKGRLSPEEIDRMVNDAEKYKAEDEENKKRIEARNSLENYCYGVKSSLEDQKIKEKLQPSEIETCMKSITTILEWLEKNQLASKEEYESKQKEAESVCAPIMSKIYQDVGGAAGGMPGGMPGGMPGGMPGGGMPGGMNFPGGMPGGGMPGGAPAGSGPTVEEVD; via the coding sequence atggcAAGCGGAAAAGCAGCCAAGCCAAACCTCCCCGAATCGAACATCGCCATCGGTATTGACCTTGGTACCACCTATTCCTGCGTCGGAGTATGGAGAAACGAAAATGTAGATATCATTGCCAATGACCAGGGAAACAGAACCACTCCATCTTACGTTGCCTTCACTGACACGGAGAGGCTAATTGGAGATGCCGCTAAGAACCAAGTGGCAAGGAACCCAGAGAACACTGTTTTTGATGCAAAGAGGTTAATTGGAAGGAAGTTCACTGAATCTTCTGTGCAGAGCGATATGAAACACTGGCCATTTACTGTCAAGTCCGGTGTTGATGAGAAGCCCATGATTGAGGTATCCTATCAGGGagagaagaaattattcCACCCTGAAGAAATCTCTTCCATGGTTTTGCAAAAGATGAAAGAAAATGCAGAAGCGTTTTTAGGAAAGTCCATAAAAAATGCAGTCATTACCGTGCCAGCTTATTTTAATGATTCACAAAGGCAAGCCACGAAGGACGCAGGTACTATTGCTGGTTTGAATGTCATGAGAATTATCAACGAGCCAACTGCAGCTGCTATTGCTTATGGTctgcacaaaaaaggaaagggtgaAAAGAACATCCTCATTTTCGACCTCGGAGGAGGAACTTTCGATGTATCCCTCCTAACGATTGAGGATGGAATTTTCGAAGTGAAGGCCACAGCTGGAGATACGCACTTAGGAGGTGAAGATTTTGACAACAGGTTGGTGAACTTTTGTGTTGAagattttaaaagaaaaaatagaggaaagGATTTATCTAAGAATAGCAGAGCCTTAAGAAGATTACGAACTCAATGTGAGAGAGCCAAGCGTACCTTATCCTCCTCTACACAAGCCACCATCGAAATTGACTCCCTTTTCGAAGGTATCGACTACAGTGTGACGGTGAGTAGAGCCAGATTTGAGGAACTCTGTATCGATTACTTCCGTGATACGCTAATTCCTGTTGAGAAGGTATTGAAAGATGCCATGATGGACAAGAAGAGCGTGCACGAAGTTGTCCTTGTTGGTGGTTCCACAAGAATTCCCAAAATTCAAACACTCATTAAGGAGTTCTTTAACGGAAAGGAAGCCTGCAGATCCATCAACCCTGATGAAGCCGTTGCGTATGGTGCAGCAGTACAAGCAGCCATTTTGTCTGGTGACCAATCCAATGCGGTACAAGATTTGTTGCTCTTAGATGTGTGTTCCTTATCCCTCGGTTTGGAAACCGCAGGAGGAGTTATGACCAAGCTGATTGAGAGAAATACCACCATCCCAGCAAAGAAGAGTCAAATCTTCACTACCTATGCTGATAACCAACCAGGAGTGTTGATCCAAGTGTACGAAGGAGAGAGAGCCCTAACTAAGGACAACAACTTGTTGGGTAAATTTCACCTAGACGGTATCCCACCAGCACCGAGAAAAGTCCCACAAATTGAAGTTACCTTTGATATTGATGCTAATGGTATCCTTAATGTTACTGCTGTTGAAAAATCCACGGGAAAACAGAACCATATTACCATTACCAATGACAAGGGAAGATTGTCCCCAGAAGAAATTGACCGTATGGTGAACGACGCTGAAAAGTACAAAGcagaagatgaagaaaataagaagagAATTGAAGCCAGAAACAGCCTCGAAAATTACTGCTACGGTGTGAAGAGCTCATTAGAGGaccagaaaataaaagagaaattgCAGCCATCTGAAATTGAAACTTGCATGAAGAGTATCACTACCATATTGGAATGGTTAGAGAAGAACCAATTGGCTAGCAAAGAAGAATATGAATCGAAACAGAAGGAAGCTGAATCCGTTTGTGCTCCCATCATGTCCAAGATATATCAGGACGTCGGTGGTGCAGCTGGCGGAATGCCCGGTGGAATGCCTGGAGGTATGCCAGGAGGCATGCCCGGTGGCGGAATGCCAGGTGGAATGAATTTCCCAGGTGGCATGCCAGGTGGTGGAATGCCCGGAGGTGCTCCCGCTGGAAGTGGACCCACTGTCGAGGAAGTCGATTGA